From the Aquitalea magnusonii genome, one window contains:
- a CDS encoding 2-hydroxyacid dehydrogenase, translating to MTSRPLVWIVVPLAPAVMAQLEAQYECLRGWEQQELLAAGKVWPAVRAVVTTGGAGAARQLLQALPALELVACVGVGFDAIDVAYARERGIAITTTPGVLDDCVADTALALLLAVFRRVVQADGFVRAGRWLQGGFPLTHSLAGKRCGIVGLGHIGQAIARRVVAFGMLPCYHGPRPKVGVDYPYYADLLQMAASVDVLVLSLPGGAATRHVVDGRVLDALGPEGVLINIARGSVVDQAALVERLLDGRLGGAGLDVFEDEPVVPDALCKLDSVVLTPHIASATLETRAAMAQLMLDNLQAHFAGRSLLTPLSLV from the coding sequence ATGACAAGTCGACCCCTTGTTTGGATTGTCGTGCCGCTGGCACCTGCGGTGATGGCGCAGTTGGAAGCGCAGTATGAATGCCTGCGCGGCTGGGAGCAGCAGGAGCTGCTGGCTGCGGGCAAGGTTTGGCCGGCGGTGCGGGCGGTGGTGACGACGGGCGGTGCCGGGGCTGCGCGCCAGTTGCTGCAGGCGCTGCCTGCGCTGGAGCTGGTGGCATGTGTGGGTGTGGGTTTTGATGCCATTGATGTGGCCTATGCCCGTGAGCGGGGCATTGCCATCACCACTACTCCCGGCGTGCTGGACGATTGCGTTGCTGATACTGCGCTTGCCTTGTTGCTGGCGGTTTTTCGCCGTGTGGTGCAGGCAGATGGCTTTGTGCGGGCGGGTAGGTGGTTGCAGGGAGGATTTCCGTTGACGCACAGTCTGGCGGGCAAGCGTTGTGGCATTGTCGGGCTGGGGCATATCGGGCAGGCCATTGCGCGGCGGGTGGTGGCCTTTGGCATGTTGCCGTGTTATCACGGCCCCAGACCCAAGGTGGGTGTGGACTATCCATACTATGCGGATCTGCTGCAGATGGCGGCGTCGGTTGATGTGCTGGTGTTGTCGCTGCCGGGCGGTGCTGCCACGCGGCATGTGGTGGATGGCCGGGTGCTGGATGCGCTGGGGCCGGAGGGCGTGCTGATCAATATTGCCAGAGGTTCGGTGGTGGATCAGGCCGCGCTGGTGGAACGCCTGCTTGATGGCCGCCTGGGTGGGGCCGGGCTGGATGTGTTCGAAGATGAGCCGGTGGTGCCGGATGCGCTGTGTAAGCTGGATAGTGTAGTGCTTACCCCGCATATAGCCAGTGCCACGCTTGAAACACGGGCGGCCATGGCGCAGTTGATGCTGGACAATCTGCAGGCACACTTTGCCGGCAGATCATTATTGACGCCGCTGTCCTTGGTTTGA
- a CDS encoding riboflavin synthase subunit alpha: MFTGIVQGMAEVVAIEEKQDFRRHVVRLPQALTGGIELGASIAHNGCCLTVTEVNDDLVAFDLMAETLRLTNLGALQVGDRVNVERAAKFGDEIGGHAMSGHIICQARVEEVLRTPNNCTVWFSLPAEFAKYVLSKGYIGIDGCSLTIGSVEGNRFCVHLIPETLERTIIQFRQPGDAINIEIDPQTQAIVDTVERVLAQRNSFAI, encoded by the coding sequence ATGTTTACCGGTATCGTGCAGGGCATGGCCGAGGTGGTGGCCATCGAGGAAAAACAGGATTTTCGTCGTCATGTAGTACGGCTGCCGCAGGCCTTGACCGGCGGCATCGAACTGGGTGCGTCCATTGCCCACAACGGATGCTGCCTGACTGTAACCGAGGTCAATGATGATCTGGTGGCCTTCGACCTGATGGCCGAAACCCTGCGGCTGACCAATCTGGGCGCTTTGCAGGTGGGCGACAGGGTGAATGTGGAGCGCGCGGCGAAGTTTGGCGATGAAATCGGCGGTCATGCCATGTCCGGCCACATCATCTGCCAGGCGCGAGTGGAAGAAGTGCTGCGCACCCCCAATAACTGCACGGTATGGTTCAGCCTGCCGGCAGAGTTTGCCAAATATGTATTGAGCAAAGGCTATATCGGTATTGATGGCTGCAGCCTCACCATCGGCTCGGTGGAGGGAAATCGCTTCTGCGTACACCTGATTCCGGAAACGCTGGAGCGCACCATCATCCAGTTCCGCCAGCCGGGGGATGCCATCAATATCGAAATCGACCCGCAAACCCAAGCCATTGTCGATACCGTGGAGCGGGTGCTGGCGCAGCGCAATTCTTTTGCCATTTGA
- a CDS encoding response regulator → MHEKPKILVVDDVLITRRLMKAGLAHCFEVLDAESGEDALAMLETVQPAAIVLDVEMQPGMDGFEACRRIRGDERFACIPVVFVSARDAVEDRLSGYEAGGEDYIVKPFSAPELEAKLQKLIAAAEERQRLNGLARAASSAAMTAMISMSEMGALLEVIKQLGSAGGLHELADAMVAGMALYGLQGSVQLRTSEGVVMRSSDGEISPLEASVLDHLMKMGRLTQFKSRMIINFPSVSLLVRDMPQHDEERCGRLRDHLSMLLEAANVHVESLARMAEARRRDDLIVQVALRMIQTLGEVDRAQRDNQVAGRIALEGIRQRIDEACVSMLLTNGQEILLGRALDEGIEALLNSQSDLTDLQDMLSRMVVELRQVAGVFAH, encoded by the coding sequence ATGCATGAAAAACCAAAAATACTGGTGGTGGACGATGTACTGATTACCCGCCGTCTGATGAAGGCTGGGTTGGCGCATTGTTTTGAAGTGCTTGATGCGGAAAGTGGGGAGGATGCGCTGGCCATGCTGGAAACGGTGCAGCCGGCGGCTATTGTGCTGGATGTGGAGATGCAGCCTGGCATGGATGGTTTCGAGGCGTGCAGGCGCATTCGCGGTGATGAGCGCTTTGCTTGTATCCCGGTTGTATTTGTTTCCGCCAGGGATGCGGTGGAGGACAGGCTGAGTGGTTACGAAGCCGGGGGTGAGGATTACATTGTCAAGCCGTTTTCTGCTCCGGAGCTGGAAGCCAAGTTACAGAAACTGATTGCCGCAGCCGAGGAGCGGCAGCGTTTGAATGGGCTGGCCCGTGCGGCAAGCAGCGCCGCCATGACGGCCATGATCAGCATGAGTGAGATGGGGGCCTTGCTGGAAGTGATCAAGCAGTTGGGTTCGGCTGGTGGTCTGCATGAGCTGGCGGATGCCATGGTGGCGGGCATGGCTTTGTATGGTTTGCAGGGCAGTGTGCAGTTGCGTACAAGCGAAGGGGTGGTGATGCGCAGCAGTGACGGAGAGATCAGTCCGCTGGAGGCGTCAGTGCTGGATCATTTGATGAAAATGGGGCGTCTGACGCAATTCAAGAGCCGGATGATCATCAACTTTCCGTCGGTGTCCTTATTGGTGCGTGATATGCCGCAGCATGATGAGGAGCGTTGCGGTCGTTTGCGCGACCATTTGTCCATGTTGCTGGAGGCGGCCAATGTGCATGTTGAATCCTTGGCGCGGATGGCGGAGGCGCGTCGTCGTGATGACCTGATTGTGCAGGTGGCCTTGCGCATGATTCAGACGCTGGGTGAGGTGGATAGGGCGCAGCGAGACAATCAGGTGGCAGGCCGTATCGCGCTGGAGGGGATTCGGCAACGCATAGATGAGGCCTGCGTTTCCATGTTGCTGACCAATGGGCAGGAGATTCTGTTGGGAAGGGCGCTGGATGAGGGGATTGAGGCGTTGTTGAATTCCCAGTCAGACCTGACTGATTTGCAGGACATGCTGTCACGCATGGTGGTGGAGTTGCGCCAGGTGGCAGGTGTGTTTGCGCATTGA
- a CDS encoding phosphatidylglycerophosphatase A encodes MTTSHKQAPAFRPDWAFLMRHPAHLLAFGFGSGLARKAPGTWGTLVAYPLFFLLLALGAGPLLISLLCVPLFVLGVWACQKTGDALGVHDYGGIVWDEVVAMLLVLAWAPAGWAGWLLAFALFRLFDIVKPWPIGWFDRRVHGGFGVMLDDIIAAGFALAVQALLASWLPV; translated from the coding sequence ATGACCACTTCGCATAAGCAGGCTCCGGCCTTTCGCCCGGACTGGGCGTTCTTGATGCGCCATCCGGCGCATTTGCTGGCTTTTGGCTTTGGCAGCGGGCTGGCCCGCAAAGCACCCGGAACCTGGGGCACGCTGGTGGCCTATCCACTGTTTTTCCTGTTGCTGGCGCTGGGTGCTGGGCCGCTGCTGATCAGCCTGCTGTGCGTGCCGCTGTTTGTGCTGGGGGTGTGGGCCTGCCAGAAAACCGGCGATGCGCTGGGTGTGCACGATTACGGCGGCATTGTGTGGGACGAAGTGGTAGCCATGCTGCTGGTGCTGGCCTGGGCTCCGGCTGGCTGGGCGGGCTGGCTGTTGGCCTTTGCGCTGTTCCGTCTGTTTGATATTGTAAAACCCTGGCCGATAGGCTGGTTCGACCGGCGCGTGCATGGCGGTTTTGGCGTGATGCTGGACGACATCATTGCCGCTGGTTTTGCCCTGGCGGTACAGGCGCTGCTGGCAAGCTGGCTGCCGGTCTGA
- a CDS encoding neutral zinc metallopeptidase, whose translation MRWDGNRESDNVEDRRDEESGSSGGFSLGGGSIGLGTVAIGLVAWLVFGANPLQVISALSGGGHQQVQTQPHQPKVHSAEEEREAKLVRVVLADTEDVWGQIFQQRGGSYERPKLVMFSNSTPTACGQGESAMGPFYCPADHKVYIDLAFYRTLNQQLGAPGEFAEAYVIAHEVGHHVQNLLGISGKVDAARRGASERKSNALSVRLELQADCFAGVWGSHADKARHILETGDLETALNAASKIGDDTLQRSAGHAVVPDSFTHGSSAQRVRWFKRGFDSGDIAQCDTFAANPL comes from the coding sequence ATGCGGTGGGATGGCAATCGCGAAAGTGACAATGTCGAGGACCGGCGCGACGAAGAAAGCGGCTCCTCTGGCGGCTTCAGTCTTGGTGGCGGCAGTATCGGGCTGGGTACGGTCGCCATTGGCCTGGTGGCGTGGCTGGTGTTTGGTGCCAACCCCTTGCAGGTGATTTCCGCGCTGAGTGGCGGCGGCCATCAGCAGGTGCAGACCCAGCCGCATCAGCCCAAAGTGCATTCGGCCGAAGAAGAGCGCGAAGCCAAGCTGGTGCGGGTGGTACTGGCTGATACCGAAGACGTCTGGGGACAGATTTTCCAGCAGCGTGGCGGCAGTTACGAGCGCCCCAAACTGGTCATGTTCAGCAACAGCACACCCACCGCCTGCGGGCAGGGCGAGTCGGCCATGGGGCCGTTCTACTGCCCGGCCGATCACAAGGTGTATATCGACCTGGCTTTCTACCGCACGCTGAACCAGCAACTGGGTGCGCCGGGCGAGTTTGCCGAGGCGTACGTGATTGCCCACGAGGTGGGTCACCACGTGCAAAACCTGCTGGGTATTTCCGGCAAGGTGGATGCGGCGCGGCGTGGTGCTTCCGAACGCAAGTCCAATGCGCTGTCGGTGCGGCTGGAGTTGCAGGCCGATTGCTTTGCCGGCGTCTGGGGCAGTCATGCCGACAAGGCGCGCCATATTCTGGAAACGGGTGATCTGGAAACTGCGCTCAATGCAGCATCGAAAATCGGCGACGATACCCTGCAGCGTTCTGCCGGCCATGCCGTGGTGCCGGACAGCTTTACCCACGGCAGCAGTGCGCAGCGGGTGCGCTGGTTCAAGCGCGGCTTTGACAGTGGTGATATCGCCCAGTGCGACACCTTTGCCGCCAACCCCTTGTGA
- the nusB gene encoding transcription antitermination factor NusB translates to MKTARRRAREFAVQGIYEWELNPDRPASLIEKHLRENEYFAKADEALFRAVLYGVLKDVPLLSGQIRPYYERNEEEVSPVERAVLLMAALELTQHPETPYPVIINEAIEITKTFGGTDGHKFVNGVLDKLAADVRADEVASQRARRQG, encoded by the coding sequence ATGAAAACCGCCCGTCGCCGTGCCCGCGAGTTTGCCGTTCAGGGCATCTATGAATGGGAATTGAATCCGGACCGTCCGGCTTCGCTGATTGAAAAACACCTGCGCGAAAACGAATACTTCGCCAAGGCGGATGAAGCCCTGTTCCGCGCTGTGCTGTACGGTGTACTGAAGGATGTGCCGCTGCTGTCCGGCCAGATCCGTCCGTACTACGAACGCAACGAAGAGGAAGTCAGCCCGGTGGAACGTGCCGTGCTGCTGATGGCTGCGCTGGAGCTGACCCAGCATCCGGAAACGCCGTACCCGGTCATCATCAACGAAGCCATCGAAATCACCAAAACCTTTGGTGGTACCGACGGCCACAAATTCGTCAATGGCGTGCTGGACAAGCTGGCTGCCGACGTACGTGCCGACGAGGTTGCCTCGCAGCGTGCGCGCCGTCAGGGCTGA
- the thiL gene encoding thiamine-phosphate kinase, whose protein sequence is MNEFDLIRQYFTRPAPSAVLGVGDDAAILRPTPGQDLHVSVDMLVEGRHFFADVSPQALGHKTLAVNLSDMAAMGAKPRWAFLSLAMPRLDEAWARDFSRGLFALAGQHGVELAGGDTTRGPLTLSITIMGETPQGKALRRDAAQVGDDVWVSGELGLGAIAVAVRNGQLVDAGLSEDVLAACQCKLDFPLPRLELGQALLGVARAAADVSDGLLADLGHILTASGVAAEIRADSLPSLPPLEAQRERWLDYLAAGGDDYELCFTAPQAAREAVAAAGKAAGCRVTRIGHIVAGSGVRLLDGQGAVMTLNKAGYDHFA, encoded by the coding sequence ATGAACGAATTCGACCTGATTCGCCAGTACTTCACCCGCCCGGCCCCCTCCGCAGTGCTGGGTGTCGGCGACGATGCTGCCATCCTGCGCCCGACGCCGGGGCAGGACCTGCACGTTTCTGTCGACATGCTGGTGGAGGGGCGGCATTTCTTTGCCGATGTCAGCCCGCAAGCCTTGGGGCACAAGACGCTGGCAGTCAATCTGTCCGATATGGCGGCCATGGGGGCGAAGCCGCGCTGGGCCTTTCTGTCGCTGGCCATGCCACGGCTGGACGAAGCCTGGGCGCGCGATTTCAGCCGCGGCCTGTTTGCGCTGGCCGGGCAGCATGGCGTGGAATTGGCCGGTGGCGATACCACGCGCGGCCCGCTGACACTGTCCATCACCATCATGGGTGAAACACCGCAAGGCAAGGCCTTGCGGCGCGATGCAGCGCAGGTGGGCGATGATGTGTGGGTAAGCGGCGAGCTGGGCCTGGGTGCCATCGCGGTCGCTGTGCGCAACGGCCAACTGGTCGATGCCGGCTTGAGCGAAGATGTGCTGGCGGCATGCCAGTGCAAGCTGGATTTTCCGTTGCCACGGCTGGAGCTGGGGCAGGCCCTGCTTGGCGTGGCGCGTGCGGCGGCTGATGTGTCAGACGGGCTATTGGCTGATCTGGGGCATATCCTGACGGCCTCCGGCGTGGCGGCGGAAATCCGGGCCGACAGCCTGCCATCCTTGCCGCCGCTGGAGGCGCAGCGTGAGCGCTGGCTGGACTATCTGGCAGCCGGTGGTGATGATTACGAGCTGTGCTTCACCGCGCCGCAGGCTGCGCGTGAGGCAGTGGCAGCCGCAGGCAAGGCGGCAGGCTGCCGGGTGACGCGTATCGGCCATATCGTGGCGGGCAGCGGCGTGCGCCTGCTGGATGGGCAGGGCGCGGTGATGACATTGAACAAGGCGGGTTATGACCACTTCGCATAA
- the ribH gene encoding 6,7-dimethyl-8-ribityllumazine synthase → MLEAIQRIAPDFNGQGLKVGIVQARFTEEVCHGLRDACLAELKTLGVAAADVTLATVPGALEVPLVLQTMAKSGKFDALVALGAIIRGETYHFELVSNESGAGVTRVGLDFDIPIANAILTTENDEQAEVRMLEKGRDAARVAVEMANLHKTLRG, encoded by the coding sequence ATGCTTGAAGCTATCCAGCGCATTGCCCCCGATTTCAACGGTCAAGGCCTCAAGGTCGGTATCGTTCAGGCCCGCTTTACCGAAGAGGTTTGCCATGGCTTGCGTGATGCCTGCCTGGCCGAGCTGAAAACGCTGGGTGTGGCCGCCGCCGACGTAACCCTGGCCACCGTGCCGGGCGCACTGGAAGTGCCGCTGGTGCTGCAAACCATGGCCAAGAGTGGCAAGTTCGACGCGCTGGTGGCGCTGGGTGCCATCATCCGTGGCGAAACCTACCACTTCGAGCTGGTTTCCAATGAATCCGGTGCTGGTGTGACCCGTGTCGGTCTGGACTTCGATATCCCCATCGCCAATGCCATCCTCACCACCGAGAATGACGAGCAGGCTGAAGTACGCATGCTGGAAAAAGGCCGCGACGCAGCCCGCGTTGCGGTGGAAATGGCCAATCTGCACAAAACGCTGCGCGGCTGA
- a CDS encoding tyrosine-type recombinase/integrase, giving the protein MPDTLPARPPAGQALIAAQSDQQAVLLWLSEFIDRPATLRSYRKETERFLLWLSDRNKQLQQVQREDVLDYQRFLQAPWPPERWIGPARPRQHPQWKPFTGPLQPGSIRQALTILSALFSYLSEAGYRRGNPFKLLRQRQPQDSRPIERFLDTQAWQAILDTLSNLPTASRREQLQAARARWLMTLLYLTGARRQEVANARMNDFSQRRQQWWWRVQGKGGSLADIPVSEELLAALSAYRDSLGLPPLPDHADSTPLICRIPGQRNTQLHGISDKAIYLICQEIFQRAAERCHETDTRARLLQASTHWLRHTAASHQLDAGIPLLMVSQNLRHASIQTTRRYLHSEEDARHAATGLHRMQERETTTETAPKPDRSAQTDSNSP; this is encoded by the coding sequence ATGCCAGACACCCTTCCCGCCCGGCCACCAGCAGGCCAGGCACTGATTGCAGCCCAATCCGACCAGCAGGCCGTCCTGCTGTGGCTCAGCGAGTTCATTGACCGCCCCGCCACCTTGCGCAGCTACCGCAAGGAGACCGAGCGCTTCTTGCTGTGGCTGAGTGATCGCAACAAGCAACTGCAGCAGGTGCAGCGTGAAGACGTACTGGACTACCAACGCTTCCTGCAAGCCCCATGGCCGCCAGAGCGCTGGATCGGCCCGGCCCGCCCGCGCCAGCACCCGCAGTGGAAACCCTTTACCGGCCCCCTGCAGCCGGGCAGCATCCGGCAGGCACTCACCATTTTGTCGGCACTGTTCAGCTATCTGAGCGAGGCCGGCTACCGCCGTGGCAACCCCTTCAAACTGCTGCGCCAGCGTCAGCCACAGGACAGCCGTCCAATTGAACGCTTTCTCGATACCCAGGCCTGGCAAGCCATTCTCGACACACTGAGCAACCTGCCGACAGCCAGCCGGCGCGAACAGCTACAAGCCGCCCGTGCGCGCTGGCTGATGACCCTGCTTTACCTGACCGGCGCCCGCAGGCAAGAAGTGGCAAACGCCCGCATGAATGACTTCAGCCAGCGCCGCCAGCAATGGTGGTGGCGGGTGCAGGGCAAGGGCGGCAGCCTGGCCGACATTCCGGTATCAGAGGAATTGCTGGCAGCACTGAGCGCCTACCGAGACTCGCTGGGACTGCCGCCGCTGCCGGATCATGCCGACAGCACGCCACTAATCTGCCGCATTCCAGGGCAGCGCAACACGCAGCTACACGGCATCAGTGACAAGGCGATTTACCTGATCTGCCAGGAAATATTCCAGCGCGCCGCCGAACGCTGCCATGAGACAGACACCCGCGCCCGCCTGTTGCAGGCCAGTACCCACTGGCTGCGCCACACCGCCGCCAGCCATCAGCTGGACGCCGGCATTCCCTTGCTGATGGTGAGCCAGAACCTGCGCCACGCCAGTATTCAAACCACGCGCCGCTATCTGCACAGCGAAGAGGATGCCCGCCACGCAGCCACCGGTCTGCACCGCATGCAGGAGCGGGAAACCACTACCGAAACAGCGCCAAAACCGGATCGAAGCGCGCAAACAGACAGCAACTCACCATAA
- the ribBA gene encoding bifunctional 3,4-dihydroxy-2-butanone-4-phosphate synthase/GTP cyclohydrolase II, whose product MVISPVQDIIADIKAGKMVVLADAEDRENEGDIVMAAEFVTPEAINFMAKHARGLICLTLTEQRCKLLELPMMAANNGTSFGTNFTVSIEAAEGVTTGISAADRARTVQAAVARNAKASDLVQPGHIFPLKAQNGGVLIRAGHTEAACDLPMLAGLEPAGVICEIMNDDGTMARMPELLEFAKTHGLKVGTIADLIHYRSRTESLVEEVGQRSVETPFGAFDLHVFRDVTTRETHLALVKGKLDENEETLVRVHEPLSIMDVLDPTSRPHSWTVPGALEAIDEAGKGVVILLYRDETGDDLLQRALGQNVKRSPWDGKTFGVGAQMLKSLGVGKMKLMSPPLNVLSMAGFNLEVTGFCQPEHFHIEIG is encoded by the coding sequence ATGGTTATTTCTCCGGTGCAGGACATCATTGCCGATATCAAGGCAGGCAAAATGGTGGTGCTGGCTGATGCGGAAGATCGGGAAAACGAAGGCGATATCGTGATGGCGGCCGAGTTCGTCACCCCGGAAGCCATCAATTTCATGGCCAAGCATGCGCGCGGCCTGATCTGTCTTACCCTGACCGAGCAGCGTTGCAAACTGCTGGAGCTGCCGATGATGGCAGCCAATAACGGTACTTCCTTTGGTACCAACTTCACTGTTTCCATCGAAGCGGCCGAAGGCGTGACCACTGGCATTTCCGCCGCCGACCGCGCCCGCACCGTGCAGGCGGCGGTGGCGCGCAATGCCAAGGCCAGTGATCTGGTGCAGCCTGGCCATATCTTTCCGCTCAAGGCGCAAAACGGTGGTGTGCTGATTCGTGCCGGCCATACCGAAGCGGCCTGCGACCTGCCGATGCTGGCTGGCCTGGAACCGGCTGGGGTGATCTGCGAAATCATGAATGACGACGGCACCATGGCGCGCATGCCGGAATTGCTGGAGTTCGCCAAGACGCATGGCCTGAAGGTGGGCACCATCGCCGACCTTATCCACTACCGCAGCCGTACCGAATCGCTGGTGGAAGAAGTGGGTCAGCGCTCGGTGGAAACCCCGTTCGGTGCGTTTGACCTGCATGTGTTCCGCGATGTCACTACCCGCGAAACCCATCTGGCACTGGTCAAGGGCAAGCTGGACGAAAACGAGGAAACCCTGGTGCGCGTGCACGAGCCGCTGTCCATCATGGATGTGCTGGACCCCACCTCGCGTCCGCACTCCTGGACGGTGCCCGGTGCGCTGGAAGCCATCGACGAAGCCGGCAAGGGCGTGGTCATCCTGCTGTACCGCGACGAAACCGGTGACGACCTGCTGCAGCGTGCGCTGGGGCAGAACGTGAAGCGCTCGCCCTGGGACGGCAAGACCTTCGGCGTGGGCGCGCAAATGCTCAAATCACTGGGCGTAGGCAAGATGAAGCTGATGTCGCCGCCGCTGAACGTGCTGTCGATGGCCGGCTTCAATCTGGAAGTCACCGGATTTTGCCAGCCTGAACACTTTCATATCGAAATCGGTTAA
- a CDS encoding Hsp70 family protein, translated as MNTSSAARACGIDFGTSNSTVGWLRPGADTLIALEDGKITLPSVVFFNYEEDHSVFGRKALLEYTEGYEGRLMRSLKSLLGSSLIDSQTEVQGRALPFRHLLTLFIQEIKQRADRAAGRPFEQVVLGRPVFFVDDNPKADAQAEETLAQIARQVGFKDISFQFEPLAAAFDYESSITREELVLIVDIGGGTSDFSLVRLSPERRLLDDRRADILATGGVHIGGTDFDKQLSLHGVMPLFGFKSRLRNNAEMPSAQYFNLATWHTINFAYTRKAWMDLQDIHRDVEDPRAFDRLFKLIQERAGHWLAMQVEEAKIALSGSDSHRLDLELIEDGLYAELLREQFNHSIASMLGQIGKTIDKLLQDANIQASQIDTVFFTGGSSGVPALRQCVQEQLPNARHVEGNLFGSIGSGLAIEARKRYG; from the coding sequence ATGAATACAAGCAGCGCTGCACGGGCATGCGGCATCGACTTTGGCACCTCAAACTCCACCGTAGGCTGGCTGCGCCCCGGCGCGGATACGCTGATTGCACTGGAAGACGGCAAGATCACCCTGCCCTCGGTTGTGTTCTTCAACTACGAAGAAGACCACTCGGTGTTTGGCCGCAAGGCATTGCTGGAGTACACCGAAGGCTACGAAGGGCGGCTGATGCGCTCCCTCAAGAGCCTGCTGGGCAGCAGCCTGATTGACAGCCAGACCGAAGTGCAAGGCCGCGCCCTGCCATTTCGCCACCTGCTTACCCTGTTCATCCAGGAAATCAAGCAGCGCGCCGACCGTGCCGCAGGCCGCCCGTTTGAACAAGTAGTGCTGGGCCGCCCGGTATTCTTTGTGGATGACAATCCCAAGGCCGATGCCCAGGCAGAAGAAACCTTGGCGCAGATTGCCCGCCAGGTGGGCTTCAAGGACATCTCCTTCCAGTTTGAGCCACTGGCTGCCGCCTTCGACTACGAATCCTCCATCACCCGCGAAGAACTGGTGCTGATCGTGGATATCGGCGGCGGTACTTCAGACTTCTCCCTGGTACGCCTGTCGCCAGAGCGCCGCCTGTTGGACGACCGTCGCGCCGATATCCTGGCCACTGGCGGCGTACACATCGGCGGGACGGACTTTGACAAGCAACTGAGCCTGCACGGCGTGATGCCGCTGTTCGGTTTCAAGAGCCGCCTGCGCAACAATGCCGAAATGCCCTCGGCGCAATACTTCAACCTGGCCACCTGGCACACCATCAACTTTGCCTACACCCGCAAGGCATGGATGGATTTGCAGGATATTCATCGCGACGTGGAAGACCCACGCGCCTTCGACCGCCTGTTCAAGCTGATTCAGGAGCGTGCCGGCCACTGGCTGGCCATGCAGGTGGAAGAAGCCAAGATTGCCCTATCCGGCAGCGACAGCCACCGCCTGGACCTGGAACTGATCGAAGACGGCCTGTATGCCGAGTTGCTGCGCGAGCAGTTCAACCACAGCATTGCCAGCATGCTGGGGCAAATCGGCAAGACCATCGACAAACTGCTGCAGGATGCCAATATCCAGGCCAGCCAGATCGACACCGTATTCTTTACCGGCGGCTCCAGCGGCGTGCCGGCGCTGCGCCAATGCGTGCAGGAGCAACTGCCCAACGCCCGCCACGTGGAAGGCAATCTGTTTGGCAGCATCGGCAGCGGTCTTGCCATCGAAGCCAGAAAACGTTACGGCTGA